One window of the Micromonas commoda chromosome 9, complete sequence genome contains the following:
- the PSAL gene encoding photosystem I subunit XI, chloroplast precursor (Also known as PSI L- ChloroP and targeT predict 45aa cTP), which translates to MAAIASINAVARVAAPKVTARRSFLGKGVAGLAPVRPAVRSVVVRAAAEKAQVIKPLNGDPFIGMLETPVTSAPIVANFLSNLPAYRTGVSPLTRGVEVGLAHGFFLTGPFIKLGPLRSTDAAELAGCLSGAGLVLILTACLSIYGATAFQTPDVVGVKTLSGRDIARDPVQSSEGWAKFTSGWLVGGLSGVAWSYFLTQVLPYYS; encoded by the exons ATGGCTGCTATCGCTTCCAtcaacgccgtcgcgcgcgtcgccgcccccaaG GTCACCGCCCGCCGTTCCTTCCTCGGCAAGGGTGtcgccggcctcgcgcccgtgcg CCCCGCCGTCAggtccgtcgtcgtgcgcgccgccgccgagaag GCCCAGGTCATCAAGCCCCTCAACGGCGACCCCTTCATCGGTATGCTCGAGACCCCcgtgacgtccgcgcccatcgtcgccaaCTTCCTCTCCAACCTCCCCGCGTACCGAACCGGCGTGAGCCCCctcacccgcggcgtcgaggttggCCTGGCGCACGGCTTCTTCCTCACCGGCCCCTTCATCAAGCTCGGCCCGCTCCgctccaccgacgccgccgagctcgcgggttgcctctccggcgccggcctcgtGCTCATCCTCACCGCGTGCCTCTCCATCtacggcgccaccgcctttCAGACCCCGGATGTCGTCGGCGTGAAGACCCTCTCCGGCCGCGACATTGCGCGCGATCCGGTGCAGTCCTCCGAGGGCTGGGCGAAGTTCACCTCCGGCtggctcgtcggcggcctcTCCGGCGTGGCCTGGTCCTACTTCCTCACCCAGGTCCTCCCCTACTACTCTTAA
- a CDS encoding predicted protein gives MPAPRDYVVVNGLRYVQPYFHTFDIRVSDKRVGSSVLAALDEQVRFQGRVGDGREHWARELASGRVRLASDVRRRLPTGGEIPEEWFAAPVSLDAPVPPDSFFRVVRHVHEPCVGCEVPRVLLEDSKLVFVDKPAGVPTLAGCGPKLQGENNATRLLNRTRAENATGADDGELFAVNRIDKPVSGVWILAKGSRLAARCRAALAKPGHETKTYLARVRGAVVGPIRIDAPLSVGADGRATTSGGADAKPAVTLVHPVARYPPPWDDCTLVACRLERSGRFHQIRCHLASVGVPIANDATYNESGAEESTNDSSTRAIDDGGGTEVYADDDDGTLLASITEPGVFAATCLECGWAAAAAAGDRRAFDPRLRAACAAEWCDRVGRDGGTEWERAQDVKRRGNVKRRRRERDGDGSGDDGSGDDGFGDGSAAERPRAGTSIDLHSAEYRIWFDGAEYKVRSEALPAFAIRALGADATIDGVVDALPWAGEGLEAAGRARRK, from the coding sequence atgccggcgccgcgcgactaCGTCGTGGTCAACGGCCTGCGATACGTCCAGCCCTACTTCCACACCTTCGACATCCGCGTCAGCGACAAGCGCGTCGGGTCctcggtgctcgccgccctcgacgagcagGTGCGATTTCaaggacgcgtcggcgacggcaggGAGCACTGGGCGCGAGAGCTCGCCTccgggcgcgtgcgtctcgCGTCCGACGTCCGTCGAAGGCTGCCGACGGGCGGCGAGATCCCGGAGGAgtggttcgcggcgcccgtgtcGCTGGACGCGCCGGTCCCGCCGGACTCGTTCTTTCGCGTCGTTAGGCACGTCCACGAGCCGTGCGTGGGATGCGAAGTGCCGCgcgtgctcctcgaggaTTCCAAGCTGGTCTTCGTGGACAAGCCCGCGGGAGTGCCCACGCTCGCGGGCTGCGGACCGAAGCTCCAGGGGGAGAACAACGCCACCAGGCTGCTCAACAGGACCCGCGCCGAGAACGCAACAggagccgacgacggggagctCTTCGCCGTGAACCGCATCGACAAGCCCGTGTCTGGCGTGTGGATCCTCGCCAAAGGGTCCAGGCTCGCCGCCAGatgccgcgcggcgctcgccaagccCGGGCACGAGACAAAGACCTACCTGGCGAGGGTGCGGGGCGCCGTGGTCGGACCGATCCGAATCGACGCGCCCctctccgtcggcgccgacggccgagcgacgacgtccggcGGCGCAGACGCCAAACCGGCAGTCACGCTCGTACACCCCGTCGCGAGATATCCACCCCCGTGGGACGATTGCACCCTGGTGGCGTGCAGGCTGGAACGTTCTGGACGGTTCCATCAGATTCGATGCcacctcgcgtccgtcggggTTCCGATCGCCAACGACGCGACCTATAACGAGTCGGGGGCGGAAGAATCGACAAACGATTCTTCGACCCGCGCaatcgacgacgggggcgggacCGAGGtgtacgccgacgacgacgacggcaccttACTCGCGTCCATCACGGAGCCCGGGGTGTTTGCGGCGACGTGCCTCGAGTgcgggtgggcggcggcggcggcggcgggggatagacgcgcgttcgacccgcgattgagggcggcgtgcgcggcggagtgGTGCGACCGAGTGGGACGTGATGGTGGGACCGAGTGGGAGCGGGCGCAGGACGTGAAGCGTCGCGGGAATGTGaagcgtcggcgccgcgaacgagacggcgacgggtccggggacgacgggtccggggacgacgggttTGGGGATGGGTCAGCGGCGGAGAGGCCGAGGGCGGGGACATCGATTGACCTGCACTCGGCCGAGTACCGAATCTggttcgacggcgccgagtaCAAAGTTCGAAGCGAAGCGCTGCCGGCGTTCGCGATAcgcgcgctgggcgccgacgcgacgatcgacggcgtggtggacgcgctgcCGTGGGCCGGGGAGGGCCTGGaagccgccggacgcgcgcggcgaaagtag
- a CDS encoding predicted protein, whose product MGGMNADALLSRNAEILKLLDAATRARGDGAPTERELALAAEAEANIAALASAAPPRALMPGCSTSSTAPSESSNGAAPFKTFVEVARAEGLLRLPCDVPPRAHVAPVANGQLPGVPVVPMVSGVEDVDDDVPGYVPRAADGTAFRKDETTGRLYYDGPNGDVPRGDARVTYFAPAAGPPAGFQWHLVPGANRLRSRDEVRFYTRADVVSQDPLDAGAVFRFDVRRPKLGHGVSFNIGAGEDGSPLLSYSKLRALYELPDGSKWCEHVDYYDLDDVRQTARAVGHKVWRRTVLLPDHDEERELVRVRGRRHTRMSKCEYESWIYTAEEYNREASSGGLTGKEAFYWRVGFDPETIRQVEVRD is encoded by the coding sequence atgggcgggatgaacgcggacgcgctgctcTCGCGCAACGCGGAGATCTTGAagctgctcgacgcggcgacgcgcgctcgcggcgacggcgcgcccaccgagcgcgagctcgccctcgccgcggaggcggaggccaaCATCGCGGcactcgcgtccgccgctcccccgcgcgccctcaTGCCGGGCtgctccacctcctcgaccgCCCCGAGTGAGTCGtccaacggcgcggcgccgttcaaGACGTTCGTGGaggtggcgcgcgccgagggcctcctccgcctgccCTGCGacgtgccgccgcgcgcgcacgtcgcgcccgtcgcgaacggcCAACTCCCCGGCGTTCCCGTCGTCCCGATGGTCTCCGGCgtggaggacgtcgacgacgacgttcccggatacgtcccgcgcgccgccgacggcaccgcgttCCGCAAGGACGAAACCACCGGTCGCCTGTACTACGACGGCCccaacggcgacgtcccacgaggcgacgcgcgcgtcacgtacttcgcccccgccgcgggaccTCCCGCCGGGTTCCAGTGGCACCTCGTGCCCGGCGCCAACAGGCTTCGAAGCAGGGACGAGGTCAGGTTCtacacgcgcgcggacgtggtgAGCCAGGACCCGTTAGACGCCGGGGCGGTGTTTCGGTTCGACGTGCGCAGGCCCAAGCTGGGGCACGGCGTGTCGTTCAACATCGGAGCCGGCGAAGACGGAAGCCCGCTGCTCTCGTACAGTAAACTGCGAGCGCTGTACGAGCTGCCGGACGGGAGCAAGTGGTGCGAGCACGTGGACTATTACGACCTGGACGACGTGAGGcagacggcgagggcggtgggtCACAAGGTGTGGCGGCGGACGGTGCTCCTCCCGGACCacgacgaggaacgcgagctGGTGCGGGTGCGAGGCAGGCGGCACACTCGGATGAGCAAGTGCGAGTACGAGAGCTGGATATATACCGCGGAGGAGTACAACAGGGAGGCGAGCAGCGGGGGACTGACGGGCAAGGAAGCGTTCTACTGGAGGGTGGGGTTCGACCCGGAGACGATTCGGCAGGTGGAGGTCCGCGACTGA